One part of the Luteibacter yeojuensis genome encodes these proteins:
- the accD gene encoding acetyl-CoA carboxylase, carboxyltransferase subunit beta, which produces MNWLQKIMTPKTRAPAAAGGKGKVPEGVWEKCAGCGTVLYKPELEKSLMVCPKCGHHHAISARARLGAFFDEGSTTELWPKMEAVDALKFKDQKKYKDRVVAAQKNTGEKDALIAMSGRLLERPVVAVAFEFAFMGGSMGSVVGEKFARAAEKALAEKSALVCFSATGGARMQEGLFSLMQMAKTSAALARMRDAGVPYISVLTHPTTGGVSASLGMLGDINVAEPKALIGFAGPRVIEQTVRETLPEGFQRSEFLVDHGAVDVIVDRREMRDKLGAMLGLLEKAPRAAA; this is translated from the coding sequence ATGAACTGGCTGCAGAAGATCATGACGCCGAAGACCCGCGCACCCGCCGCGGCCGGCGGCAAGGGCAAGGTGCCCGAGGGCGTGTGGGAGAAGTGCGCCGGTTGCGGCACCGTGCTTTACAAGCCCGAACTCGAGAAGTCGCTGATGGTGTGCCCGAAGTGCGGCCACCATCACGCCATTTCCGCGCGCGCGCGTCTCGGCGCCTTCTTCGACGAAGGCAGCACGACCGAGCTGTGGCCGAAGATGGAGGCGGTGGACGCGCTGAAGTTCAAGGACCAGAAGAAATACAAGGACCGCGTCGTCGCGGCGCAGAAGAACACGGGCGAGAAGGACGCGCTGATCGCGATGTCCGGCCGCCTGCTGGAGCGTCCGGTGGTTGCCGTGGCCTTCGAGTTCGCCTTCATGGGCGGTTCGATGGGCTCGGTGGTGGGCGAGAAGTTCGCCCGTGCGGCCGAGAAGGCGCTGGCCGAGAAAAGCGCGCTGGTCTGCTTCTCCGCCACCGGTGGCGCACGCATGCAGGAAGGCCTGTTCTCGCTGATGCAGATGGCGAAGACGTCGGCCGCGCTGGCGCGCATGCGCGACGCCGGCGTACCTTACATTTCCGTGCTCACGCACCCCACCACGGGTGGCGTGTCGGCGAGCCTTGGCATGCTGGGCGACATCAATGTCGCGGAGCCGAAGGCCTTGATCGGCTTCGCCGGCCCGCGCGTCATCGAGCAGACGGTACGCGAAACGCTGCCGGAAGGCTTCCAGCGTTCGGAATTCCTCGTCGACCATGGCGCGGTGGACGTCATCGTCGACCGCCGCGAGATGCGCGACAAGCTGGGCGCGATGCTCGGCCTGCTCGAAAAGGCCCCCCGCGCGGCAGCGTAA
- a CDS encoding phosphatase PAP2 family protein, with translation MSAAPPSPRRASLDRRMCVAANRWGARRAIGVFFGAISRLGDGVFWYSLMTVIAVVGGWRGVSVAVQMAITGLTALMLYRVLKRWTRRPRPFRTCPGVIAHVPPLDEFSFPSGHTLQAVSFTVVAVSHYPMLAPFLIGFAALVGASRVILGLHYPSDVLAATAIGGGLGTLSLWMERALL, from the coding sequence ATGAGCGCAGCACCGCCGTCGCCGCGTAGGGCGAGCCTCGACCGCCGCATGTGCGTCGCCGCCAACCGCTGGGGCGCGCGGCGCGCCATCGGCGTCTTTTTCGGCGCCATCAGCCGGCTCGGCGACGGCGTCTTCTGGTATTCGCTGATGACGGTCATCGCCGTCGTCGGCGGCTGGCGCGGCGTATCCGTCGCCGTGCAGATGGCGATCACCGGACTTACCGCACTCATGCTCTACCGCGTGCTGAAGCGCTGGACGCGCCGCCCGCGACCGTTCCGCACCTGCCCCGGCGTGATCGCCCACGTGCCACCGCTGGACGAGTTCAGCTTCCCGTCCGGCCATACCTTGCAGGCGGTGTCGTTCACCGTGGTGGCCGTGTCGCACTACCCGATGCTGGCACCGTTCCTGATCGGCTTCGCCGCGCTCGTCGGCGCCTCGCGCGTGATCCTCGGCCTGCATTACCCCAGCGACGTGCTCGCCGCCACCGCCATCGGCGGCGGCCTCGGCACCCTGTCGTTGTGGATGGAGCGTGCGCTGCTCTGA
- a CDS encoding glycosyltransferase family 4 protein, which produces MRVGIVTETYAPDVNGVALTVQSLARGMVRRGHTVDLIRPIHPSTPPLADAGMDVLAVEGAAVPRYAELRFGLPSRLRIERRWRAERPDAVYVATEGPLGWSAVSAARRLGIPVATGFHTRFDFYVGHYGFGALTPLVRHYLGRFHKRAQTTLVPTAQLATELNDMGVHDVRVLRRAVDTLRFHPERRDEGLRASWGAGPDTPVVICVGRVAPEKNLDVTIDAYRALARRVPDARCVIVGDGPGRAGLEAAHPDVVFAGTRRGDDLAAHYASADLFVFPSLTETFGNVVLEAMASGVPVVAYAEAAAREFIRNGQNGIRVTPGNEGGLVERAAALGADRAVRAAMGTAARASVAGLSPDSVVSEFESIMQSLAEEHVHERSTAVAA; this is translated from the coding sequence ATGCGAGTCGGCATCGTCACCGAGACCTACGCACCGGACGTGAACGGCGTCGCCCTCACCGTCCAGTCGCTAGCCCGCGGCATGGTCCGCCGCGGCCATACGGTCGACCTCATCCGGCCGATCCACCCGTCGACCCCGCCACTCGCGGACGCCGGCATGGACGTGCTGGCCGTCGAAGGCGCCGCGGTACCGCGTTACGCGGAACTCCGCTTTGGCCTTCCCTCCCGCCTCCGCATCGAGCGCCGCTGGCGCGCCGAAAGGCCGGATGCCGTCTATGTGGCCACGGAAGGCCCCCTGGGCTGGAGCGCCGTCAGCGCGGCACGCCGCCTGGGCATCCCGGTCGCCACGGGCTTCCACACCCGCTTCGATTTCTACGTAGGCCATTACGGCTTCGGCGCGCTCACGCCACTCGTCCGGCATTACCTCGGGCGCTTCCACAAGCGCGCGCAGACGACCCTCGTGCCCACCGCCCAGCTCGCCACCGAGCTCAACGACATGGGCGTGCACGACGTGCGCGTGCTCCGTCGCGCGGTGGACACGCTGCGCTTCCATCCCGAGCGCCGCGACGAAGGCCTGCGCGCCTCCTGGGGCGCGGGTCCGGACACGCCGGTGGTGATCTGCGTGGGCCGCGTCGCGCCCGAGAAGAACCTGGACGTGACGATCGACGCCTACCGCGCGCTGGCCCGCCGCGTGCCCGACGCGCGCTGCGTGATCGTCGGCGACGGCCCCGGCCGGGCGGGGCTCGAGGCCGCGCATCCCGATGTCGTCTTCGCCGGCACGCGCCGCGGCGACGATCTCGCCGCCCACTACGCGAGCGCCGATCTGTTCGTCTTCCCCAGCCTCACCGAAACCTTCGGCAACGTGGTGCTCGAAGCCATGGCCTCAGGTGTTCCCGTGGTCGCCTACGCGGAAGCCGCCGCCCGCGAATTCATCCGCAACGGGCAGAACGGCATTCGCGTGACACCGGGCAACGAGGGCGGCCTCGTTGAGCGCGCCGCCGCGCTCGGCGCCGACCGCGCGGTACGCGCGGCCATGGGTACCGCGGCACGCGCTTCCGTGGCGGGCCTCTCGCCCGATTCCGTCGTCTCCGAATTCGAATCGATCATGCAATCACTCGCCGAGGAGCATGTCCATGAGCGCAGCACCGCCGTCGCCGCGTAG
- the gltX gene encoding glutamate--tRNA ligase — protein MTVRTRFAPSPTGYLHIGGARTALYCWLEARRLGGTFVLRIEDTDRERSTQEAVQAILDGMAWLGLAHDEGPYYQTLRMDRYREVADQLLREGKAYYAYETKEEIEAMRDAAMAAGVKPRYNGYYRDRNEPYRDDPNRVIRFRNPTSGSVVFDDKVKGRIEWSNEELDDLVIFRSDGFPTYNFAVVVDDIDMGITEVIRGDDHVNNTPRQINIYKALGAPVPAFAHLPMILGPDGQKLSKRHGAVSVIQYREEGFLPHALLNYLVRLGWSHGDQEIFSREEMTALFDITDVNKAAARFDLTKLAWLNQHYLKTDDPAMLGPELAWHLGRIGIDATKGPNPADVVVALRDRVHTFKEMAERAKIWYGPIVEWDGKAVEKHLRNDTAPKALEAAKVELAALPEWTPEAVHAAVERVAASLELGLGKVAAPLRVAMTGTQVSPSIEHTIYLAGREAALGRIDEALGRAAG, from the coding sequence ATGACCGTTCGCACCCGCTTCGCCCCCAGTCCCACCGGTTACCTGCACATCGGCGGCGCCCGCACGGCGCTCTACTGCTGGCTGGAGGCCCGTCGCCTCGGCGGTACCTTCGTGCTGCGCATCGAGGACACCGACCGCGAACGTTCCACCCAGGAGGCCGTGCAGGCCATCCTGGATGGCATGGCCTGGCTGGGCCTGGCCCACGACGAGGGTCCGTACTACCAGACCCTGCGCATGGATCGTTATCGCGAGGTGGCCGACCAGCTGCTGCGCGAGGGCAAGGCGTATTACGCCTACGAGACGAAGGAAGAGATCGAGGCCATGCGCGACGCGGCGATGGCCGCGGGTGTGAAGCCGCGCTACAACGGCTACTACCGCGACCGCAACGAGCCGTACCGCGACGATCCCAACCGCGTCATCCGCTTCAGGAACCCGACCTCGGGTTCGGTGGTGTTCGACGACAAGGTGAAGGGGCGCATCGAGTGGTCGAACGAGGAACTCGACGACCTCGTCATTTTCCGTTCCGACGGTTTCCCTACCTATAACTTCGCCGTGGTGGTCGACGATATCGACATGGGCATCACCGAAGTGATCCGTGGCGACGACCACGTGAACAACACGCCGCGCCAGATCAACATCTATAAGGCGCTGGGCGCGCCCGTGCCGGCATTCGCGCACCTGCCGATGATCCTCGGTCCGGACGGCCAGAAGCTCTCGAAGCGCCATGGCGCGGTGAGCGTCATCCAGTATCGCGAAGAGGGCTTCCTGCCGCACGCGCTGCTCAACTACCTCGTGCGCCTCGGCTGGTCGCATGGCGACCAGGAAATCTTCTCGCGGGAGGAGATGACGGCGTTGTTCGACATCACCGATGTCAACAAGGCGGCCGCGCGTTTCGACCTGACCAAGCTGGCGTGGCTGAACCAGCATTACCTGAAGACGGACGATCCGGCGATGCTCGGTCCCGAGCTGGCCTGGCACCTCGGCAGGATCGGCATCGACGCGACGAAGGGCCCCAACCCCGCCGACGTCGTCGTGGCCCTGCGCGACCGCGTGCACACGTTCAAGGAAATGGCCGAGCGCGCGAAGATCTGGTACGGGCCCATCGTCGAGTGGGACGGCAAGGCCGTCGAGAAGCACCTGCGCAACGACACCGCGCCGAAGGCCCTCGAGGCTGCGAAGGTGGAGCTTGCCGCTCTGCCGGAATGGACGCCCGAAGCGGTGCATGCTGCCGTGGAGCGTGTTGCCGCCTCGTTGGAACTGGGCCTGGGCAAGGTCGCCGCGCCGTTGCGCGTGGCGATGACGGGCACCCAGGTGTCGCCGTCGATCGAGCACACCATCTATCTCGCCGGCCGCGAAGCGGCTCTCGGCCGCATCGACGAAGCGCTGGGTCGTGCCGCCGGATAA